Genomic segment of Terriglobia bacterium:
CAACGAAGAGCGGGTTGACGCGGTGGTCCTCTCCGAAATGGTCCGTGCAGATTTAAAAAGATTCTTTCGCAAACGAACGGCGACCCGTCCTATGATTGTTCCGGTCATCCTTGAGATCTAAGTCTCCGGAGAGGGATGTGACGGACATGGGCAAGGAAACCGAAGCCAAGCGCCACGAGTTCTTCGGCGTTTTACTCCTGATGGTCACGGTACTTCTTTTCGTTTGTTTGATCTCGTTCAGCTGGCACGACCCAAATTTCAATACCGCATCCGCGAAAAACAGCACTCAAAACCGGGTGGGCCGGATCGGAGCTTACGCCAGCGATTGGCTGTTTCAGGGCTTCGGTCTGTCGGCATTTCTGTTGTTGGCTCCCATGACGGTTCTAAGCTGGAAGCTGATCCGCGGCAGGAAGGTCAGTTCTCCTTTCATGCGTACTCTGGGCTTCTGCCTGATCGTGGGCTCGGCCTGCACAGTCCTGCAGCTCGTCCCCTTTCCTCTGCCCGAGAGAAGCTTCGAAGCGGGAGGAATGATCGGCAGGCTCCTCGCCGATGCGCTGGTACGCAATCTGAACACCACCGGCACGCTGGTGGTGGTTGCAGGCACGATCCTGCTTGGGCTGCTGGCCGCCACGTCATTCTCGTTCGCGCGGCTCTTCAACCGCGAGCCGCGCGAGGAGCAACCGCACCGCGCCGGCATCTGGGAAAGGTTCCAGAACTGGCGCAGGAGCCGCAAACCCGTGCGGGCAATTGTCAACATCAAGGCCCCGGCTCCCAGGGCGCCCGAGCCCACAATGAGGCCTGCTCCCTTCAAGCCGCCTGCGCCGCCTCCTGCTCCCTCGGAGCCACGATCGCCGTCGATCGTTTCCCCGACAGAGCCGATTCTGACTCGGGCCGCGACTGAGGAAAAACCGCCGCGCGCAGCGCGAAAATTCGCTTTGCCTGCAGTCGACCTCCTGACGCCGGCGGAAGGGCATTTTGCCGTGGACGAAGCGGAGCTGATGGAGCGCGCACGCCAGCTGGCCGAGAAGTGCGCCGAGTTCGATGTTCACGGCAGCATCACGCAGATACACCCCGGCCCGGTGGTCACCACTTTCGAGTTCAAGCCCGATGCCGGCGTCAAATACTCCAGGATCACAAGTCTGGTCGACGACCTCTGCCTTGGTGTGAAGGCGGAATCGATCCGCATCGACCGCATCCCCGGCAAGGCGACCGTGGGCATTGAGATTCCCAATGCACAGCGCGAGACCATCCTGCTTCGTGAACTGATCGAGTCCGATGTTTTTCGCAAATCGGCATCCAAGCTCACCCTGGCACTCGGCAAGCTGATCAACGGGAACGTCTATGCGACGGAACTGGCGCGCATGCCACACCTGCTCATCGCGGGCGCTACGGGGGCCGGCAAGAGCGTCGCTCTCAACTGCATGA
This window contains:
- a CDS encoding DNA translocase FtsK 4TM domain-containing protein, with amino-acid sequence MGKETEAKRHEFFGVLLLMVTVLLFVCLISFSWHDPNFNTASAKNSTQNRVGRIGAYASDWLFQGFGLSAFLLLAPMTVLSWKLIRGRKVSSPFMRTLGFCLIVGSACTVLQLVPFPLPERSFEAGGMIGRLLADALVRNLNTTGTLVVVAGTILLGLLAATSFSFARLFNREPREEQPHRAGIWERFQNWRRSRKPVRAIVNIKAPAPRAPEPTMRPAPFKPPAPPPAPSEPRSPSIVSPTEPILTRAATEEKPPRAARKFALPAVDLLTPAEGHFAVDEAELMERARQLAEKCAEFDVHGSITQIHPGPVVTTFEFKPDAGVKYSRITSLVDDLCLGVKAESIRIDRIPGKATVGIEIPNAQRETILLRELIESDVFRKSASKLTLALGKLINGNVYATELARMPHLLIAGATGAGKSVALNCMITSILYKATPEEVRFIFIDPKRLELGIYADIPHLLTPIVTDPKEAANALRWATSEMETRYKKLALRGVRNIDQYNTLIRSTAKQLSFLEAENHDEGELEKALPYLVLVIDELADLMMISSREVEESISRLAAMARAVGIHLILATQRPSVDVITGVIKANFPCRIAFKVATKVDSRTIIDANGAEQLLGNGDMLFIPPGSSRLTRIHGAYVSEKEAQKIVDHLKKQGRPTYDDSVLSYGEEEEFDEEGNPIDDQQEDSLYKDALRIVVSEGRASTSLLQRRLSIGYGRAAKLVDTMHRNGLVGPAEGSKPREVLVGLDFLDRLE